In one Lycium barbarum isolate Lr01 chromosome 7, ASM1917538v2, whole genome shotgun sequence genomic region, the following are encoded:
- the LOC132604013 gene encoding uncharacterized protein LOC132604013, with the protein MRYKAMNNMLQGFYTKQHNKMRGLHIDGLMDYHWDTKLVIIRIDHSWVLKFMARATILALVIVSLPWINTIIGYLSRFQSNDFKVEMANSPINLEFMPIIFQDLANEGLLKMGDRSLLVSNGNEEETYNSQFVKDYNPDLISFSDSTQQNLVPNENFDFVFAYGYPQSSNFIERALKVGGIVVVPLNDNPMVDEFPHPSNYKIVYARKFDSTIVAMKKIKNASSDSSTRRRLFTLATNAEKVSGLSSGNRKLFYGEHFTSLSRPAQSESELVKSVDFEYRMPKAKKITNAKKAALKKLENVLLEPPRAASRKSSRYLKKTHFLPDLMGVSLESYPRRVFIDVGLQDKNEKSSDNYYSTWFSKHYPTRNTRFEIFKIETVNEESSGKEVPLTIISMSDWLKNNVKENEYVVMKAEADVVEEMVRNKSIRLIDELFLECKHQGIKKGDKKNRRAYWECLSLYGLLRDEGIAVHQWWG; encoded by the coding sequence ATGAGGTACAAAGCGATGAATAATATGTTGCAAGGTTTTTACACCAAGCAACACAACAAAATGAGAGGTTTACACATAGATGGACTAATGGACTATCATTGGGACACAAAGTTGGTGATTATAAGAATAGACCATTCTTGGGTTTTGAAGTTTATGGCTCGTGCAACAATTTTAGCATTGGTTATTGTCTCTTTACCTTGGATTAACACGATAATCGGGTACTTATCACGGTTCCAATCTAATGATTTCAAAGTAGAGATGGCTAATAGTCCAATTAATTTGGAGTTTATGCCTATTATTTTTCAAGATCTGGCCAATGAAGGACTTCTAAAAATGGGTGATAGGTCCCTTCTTGTTAGCAATGGCAATGAGGAAGAAACTTACAATTCTCAATTTGTTAAAGATTACAATCCAGATTTGATTTCTTTTTCAGATTCTACACAACAAAATCTTGTCCCTAATGAGAATTTTGACTTTGTATTTGCCTATGGCTACCCTCAATCATCAAATTTTATTGAAAGAGCATTGAAGGTTGGTGGTATTGTAGTTGTACCACTTAATGACAATCCTATGGTTGATGAATTTCCACATCCATCAAATTACAAGATTGTCTATGCTAGAAAATTTGATTCAACTATTGTAGCCATGAAGAAAATAAAGAATGCCTCAAGCGACTCTTCGACGCGGCGACGACTTTTCACTCTTGCAACTAATGCAGAAAAAGTTTCAGGTTTGAGTTCTGGGAACAGAAAACTTTTTTATGGGGAGCACTTTACTTCCCTTAGTCGGCCTGCTCAGAGCGAATCCGAATTAGTCAAGTCAGTTGATTTTGAATATCGGATGCCTAAGGCAAAGAAAATTACAAATGCAAAAAAGGCAGCACTAAAGAAACTAGAAAATGTACTACTTGAACCACCAAGAGCAGCATCAAGAAAATCAAGTAGATATTTAAAAAAGACTCATTTTTTACCAGATTTAATGGGAGTTTCCCTTGAGAGTTACCCAAGAAGGGTCTTCATTGATGTTGGTTTACAAGACAAGAATGAAAAAtcaagtgataattattattctaCTTGGTTTTCAAAGCATTATCCTACAAGAAACACAAGATTTGAGATATTCAAGATTGAGACTGTGAATGAAGAATCATCTGGAAAAGAGGTCCCGTTGACTATTATTAGCATGTCTGATTGgttaaaaaataatgtaaaagaaaatgagtatgtgGTAATGAAGGCAGAGGCTGATGTGGTtgaagaaatggtgagaaataaAAGTATTAGGTTAATTGATGAACTTTTCTTGGAATGTAAACATCAAGGAATTAAAAAAGGCGACAAGAAAAATAGGAGAGCATATTGGGAATGTTTGTCATTGTATGGATTGTTAAGAGACGAGGGTATTGCTGTGCACCAATGGTGGGGTTGA